The following proteins come from a genomic window of Clupea harengus chromosome 22, Ch_v2.0.2, whole genome shotgun sequence:
- the vwa10.2 gene encoding von Willebrand factor A domain-containing protein 7, whose protein sequence is MFSSVTAHASLLWLTLFFCPLTETFKPLLSPGGGSLTHRDITQRAIFRKTGQVCRAMAAAQGQDFILPIDDRLTAYTLQQACSSGESSILSALAFQTAVTNTYLSNAAVDVLQALSAPHHFDDETFAEGRDVVAQGAAAVKAAVKYGSFVSARISLGAACHTLQDFYSHSNWIEIGNTVPFSNLIRADTPLDNLAGPDRATCRNCTGGNCSDNLLPEILQEKKLTSGYFSLFFSVKPPGKCSHGGSFDKTSYQDPVGGINKDDTTASHGHLHLRAAQVAINATMELLEDIRLATGDKDFLRLVGVSQSSVLCFVVDTTGSMSDDIAEAKRVSFAIIDLKRGTQEEPSEYILVPFNDPGFGPLIRTTDADIFKQHINKLSASGGGDIPEMCLSGLLLALTAAPPSSDIFVFTDAPAKDAELKSTVTALTESTKSKVTFMLTDPSRSARRHQRSGSPASNRLSVADTQLYRDLAQASGGQAIEVSKSSLPQATVIIEDSSTPALVTLLQAVRTPLRAENFSFLLDELVSNVTLYITGSSPAFTLYSPTGESQSHEVSEGPLGTIQRVGNLHRMQVKTHNRTGLWDITINSTVTFTVKVTGQSSINFLFNFVEAFGGAHGDFSLKQSRPSVGKSATLLMSVTGSDSLRVTEVALVPVSGSGAVNGTIEALGGDDFLVTINEPPVGNFIIHLRGETSGASRSSPILFLRQSSTQLRASRVAVTASVNATLEPGATITVPFTVETNTTAGSYTIRVRNDRGFSVSFPSSVTLEAEGRAEGTVTLTAPSDTPSGTDITLTIEAEAPGATDSNYVVISFAVATKVTDFTRPVCQVDLTANCPQDCSQATWQLSANLTDGNGTGIVLVTLQQGNGTLNTSSSGSGITFASYSASCCSEVVELVMVDDVGNAGVCSASIRGLSSATTPQTPTANATVTQIATTSSAGHCLNLSIWLWPIVMLPLLYLKV, encoded by the exons ATGTTCTCTTCAGTGACAGCCCACGCATCTCTGCTCTGGTTGACACTGTTCTTCTGCCCACTCACCGAAACCTTCAAGCCGCTACTCTCTCCTGGGGgtggctctctcacacaccgtGACATCACCCAGAGGGCCATCTTCCGCAAGACTGGCCAAGTGTGCCGTGCAATGGCCGCAGCCCAAGGCCAGGACTTCATCTTGCCT ATTGATGATAGGCTGACGGCATACACCCTGCAGCAGGCATGCTCCTCAGGGGAGTCCTCCATCTTGTCAGCCCTGGCCTTCCAGACAGCTGTGACTAATACCTACCTGAGCAATGCGGCTGTGGACGTTCTTCAGGCTCTGAGCGCTCCGCACCACTTCGATGACGAGACATTCGCTGAAGGGCGAGACGTGGTGGCCCAGGGTGCCGCTGCCGTCAAGGCTGCCGTGAAGTATGGGAGCTTCGTCTCTGCCAGAATCAGCTTGGGTGCTGCctgtcacacactgcag GACTTCTACAGCCACAGTAACTGGATAGAGATAGGAAACACAGTACCATTCTCCAATTTGATCAGGGCAGACACGCCTTTGGATAatctggcag GTCCTGATAGAGCCACCTGCAGAAACTGTACAGGAGGAAACTGCAGTGATAACCTCCTACCTGAGATCCTACAAGAGAAGAAACTCACATCAGGCTACTTCAGCCTCTTCTTTTCAGTCAAGCCACCAG GAAAGTGCAGCCATGGTGGTTCTTTTGACAAGACCAGTTATCAGGATCCAGTTGGTGGGATTAACAAGGATGACACCACAGCGAGCCATGGGCACTTGCACCTGCGAGCAGCACAGGTGGCCATCAACGCCACCATGGAGCTCCTGGAGGACATCAGACTGGCCACGGGGGACAAAGACTTCCTGCG GTTAGTGGGAGTGTCACAATCATCCGTGCTTTGTTTCGTGGTTGACACCACAGGCAGCATGTCTGATGACATTGCCGAGGCAAAGCGGGTCTCATTCGCCATCATCGATCTCAAACGTGGCACCCAGGAGGAGCCCTCAGAGTACATCCTGGTCCCATTTAATGACCCAG GCTTTGGGCCACTGATCAGGACAACTGATGCAGACATTTTCAAGCAGCACATCAACAAGCTCAGTGCCTCGGGTGGAGGGGATATTCCTGAAATGTGCTTATCAGGACTACtg CTGGCGCTCACTGCAGCTCCCCCTTCCTCTGACATCTTCGTCTTCACCGACGCTCCTGCCAAAGATGCTGAGCTGAAGAGCACTGTGACTGCACTGACTGAGAGCACCAAGTCAAAG GTCACCTTCATGCTCACTGATCCTTCCCGCTCAGCACGTCGCCATCAGCGCTCTGGCAGCCCCGCGTCAAATCGCTTATCTGTCGCCGACACTCAGCTCTACCGGGACCTAGCACAGGCTTCAGGGGGCCAGGCCATAGAGGTCTCCAAGTCCTCACTGCCTCAGGCCACTGTGATCATAGAGGACTCCTCAACCCCTGCTCTG GTGACCCTGCTCCAGGCAGTGAGGACCCCGCTGAGGGCTGAGAACTTCTCCTTCCTGCTGGACGAGTTGGTGTCCAATGTGACGCTGTACATCACAGGGTCCTCACCTGCGTTTACTCTCTACAGTCCCACAG GCGAGTCACAGAGCCATGAGGTGTCAGAGGGACCTCTGGGTACGATTCAGAGGGTGGGAAACCTACATCGTATGCAAGTCAAGACCCACAATCGCACAGGTCTGTGGGATATCACCATCAACTCCACAGTAACATTTACTGTCAAAGTCACAG gtCAAAGTTCCATTAACTTCTTGTTCAACTTTGTGGAGGCCTTTGGCGGAGCACATGGAGACTTTAGCCTAAAACAGAGTCGTCCATCCGTTG GTAAGAGCGCCACCCTCTTGATGTCAGTAACAGGAAGTGATTCATTGAGGGTGACTGAGGTGGCTCTGGTGCCTGTCTCTGGATCTGGGGCTGTAAATGGAACCATCGAGGCATTAGGAGGGGACGACTTCCTGGTAACGATCAATGAACCGCCAGTGGGAAACTTCATCATCCATCTGAGGGGGGAAACCAGTGGGGCCTCTCGTtcctcccccatcctcttccTTAGGCAGTCCTCTACACAGCTCAGGGCCTCCAGGGTGGCTGTGACG GCCTCAGTAAACGCCACTTTGGAACCTGGAGCAACCATCACTGTGCCCTTCACAGTGGAAACCAATACCACAGCAGGTAGCTATACCATCCGAGTGAGGAACGACCGCGGCTTCAGTGTGTCTTTCCCCAGCAGTGTGACTCTGGAGGCTGAAGGCCGTGCTGAGGGCACAGTGACTCTCACAGCTCCCTCAGACACCCCTTCAGGCACCGACATCACGCTGACCATCGAGGCAGAAGCTCCTGGAGCCACCGACTCCAACTATGTTGTCATTAGCTTTGCTGTTGCCACTAAG GTGACTGACTTCACCCGTCCTGTGTGCCAAGTGGACCTCACTGCCAACTGTCCACAAGACTGCAGCCAGGCTACATGGCAGCTCTCTGCCAACCTGACTGATGGCAATGGGACAGGCATTGTTCTCGTAACACTCCAGCAGGGCAATGGCACCCTCAACACCAGCTCTTCTGGCTCAGGCATCACCTTTGCGTCCTACAGCGCCTCCTGCTGTTCTGAGGTGGTGGAACTGGTCATGGTTGACGACGTGGGCAATGCTGGTGTCTGCTCTGCTTCAATTAGAGGCCTCTCCTCTGCTACCACCCCTCAGACTCCCACAGCCAACGCCACAGTGACGCAGATAGCCACCACCTCCAGTGCAGGGCACTGCCTTAACCTCTCCATCTGGCTGTGGCCCATAGTTATGCTCCCACTGCTTTATCTCAAGGTCTAG
- the LOC105903918 gene encoding C-type lectin domain family 4 member E-like, whose amino-acid sequence MDKLTKVYATLDIDGDVYATIGDGHHPQSAGTCPEHVQKTGWDISKERVHRYYRKTTICLGLLCPILLAAIISLCVHYKAFSNAEESPFLANLTEQSKYLQLEYDACRTQRDNLAASHNTDTKRISKLQSNLDTLQSRIEETCPVGWRRLGSSIYFISAGRKSWSDSRQDCRERGADLVIINSREEQEFAKNLNKHIWIGLINTNRMWKWVDGTQLITGFWEPGEPNRFRSGEDCAVSRPGSDPLNSWNDERCHTEYAWVCERMACNGSS is encoded by the exons ATGGACAAACTTACTAAAGTTTATGCTACTCTTGATATTGATGGTGATGTGTATGCAACTATAGGTGATGGCCATCACCCTCAATCTGCAg GGACTTGCCCTGAACATGTGCAGAAAACAGGGTGGGACATCTCGAAGGAACGAGTCCACAGATACTATCGGAAGACCACAATATGTTTGGGTCTGCTGTGTCCTATTCTACTGGCTGCTATCATATCTCTTTGTGTCCATT ATAAAGCCTTCAGTAACGCTGAGGAGAGCCCTTTTCTTGCCAACCTCACTGAACAGAGCAAGTACCTCCAGTTGGAGTATGATGCATGTCGTACCCAAAGAGACAACTTGGCAGCaagtcacaacacagacactaaGAGGATAAGCAAGCTTCAAAGTAATTTAGACACTCTGCAGAGCAGAATTG AGGAAACGTGTCCTGTGGGGTGGAGAAGACTTGGCTCCAGTATCTACTTCATCTCCGCTGGGAGAAAGAGCTGGAGTGACAGCAGGCaggactgcagagagagaggagcagacctGGTGATCATAAACAGCAGAGAGGAACAG GAATTTGCCAAAAACCTGAATAAGCACATTTGGATTGGTCTGATCAACACAAACAGGATGTGGAAGTGGGTGGATGGCACACAATTAATAACTGG GTTCTGGGAGCCAGGGGAGCCCAATAGGTTTCGGAGTGGGGAAGACTGTGCTGTGAGTCGCCCCGGCTCTGATCCACTCAACTCCTGGAATGATGAGAGATGCCACACAGAGTACGCttgggtgtgtgagaggatggcCTGCAATGGCAGCTCTTAG